The sequence GAGATAGCTCagatggtagaatgcttgcctcatgtgcacaaggccctgggttcaatctccagcacaacaaacaaacaaaaaaaccacaaacagcatggtactgactTAAGAAAAGACACAGAGAACAATGGAACGGAACAAATCCACATGTTTATTGCTAGCTAATTTTGAACAAATGCAGCAGGAAAATCTCTGTAATAAATGAGACTGGGAAACTGGATATCCAAAATCAGAAACTGGACCACCATCTTTCACTTTATTccctcccctcaaaaaaaaatcatctcaaaatggatcaaagatttaATGTGAGACTGAAAACTACAaaagtactagaagaaaacatagggaaaaTGCTTCAGAATATTGTTCAGagcaaagttttgttttgttttgttttttttttaatgtgactcCACAAACAAACAGAAGCACAAACAGACAAATGCTCTGACATCAAACTAAAAACGCATCTcaacagcaaaggaaatgatccaCAGAGCAACAGAGACCCTACAGAACAGGTGTGGACACCTGCAAGCTACTCACCCCACAGGCCTTAACAGCCAGAATAAGTAAGAATGTAAGCAACTCAACAGCAAGAAGAAAGGATGATCCCACTTAAAACCCGGCAAGTGACCTGagtagacatttctcagaagatacccaatgggccaagaagtatttttaaaaaacgcCCAACATCACTGAttgtcaaggaaatgcaaatcaaaaccacaggagACAACATAACACTCAGTTAGAGGGGCTACTGTCGAAAGAGAGCCCCAGCAACGCCAATAGAAGAACACAGAGCCCCAGATCGCCAGGGGGAGAACACAGAGCCCCAAACTTGCCAGATGGAGAACACAGAGGACCAGCACTGCCAGAGGGAGAGCCAAGAGCCCTAGGCACCACGGGCACCACCACCGACCTTGTAAACATAAGCAGGTGAAAGTGCCCAATCCTATCTCCATTTCTAAGACCTCATCCAAGGAAGACTTCTGCCTTCTGCCCCTGAGGCTGAACCAAGTTCTCTCCCTCTGAGCACTGCCACTTCACACTTGTCCTGGACCCCATCCTGCCCAATCCCAGGATTcagtgttatagttaaagcttcctCCCGGGGTTtcctaaactgacttccagaccactcacctataatcgaatcaagcctttattgaagcacaccggtggcggctgaccagaacataaagctgttaccctgatcagccccgaacaattgcaagggcgccccttataagcctgaaaaccgcaaaagggacatttgggggtctagccaatgcaagcaagccaggttacagaagcgagCGAGTGTAGTCAGGTGGCAGGACCCTTAGCCAATCAcaattagcccagtcaccccagttacagaaacagagccctgttaccctagttatagaaacaatgccccattaggtagtttcATGTTCTTAaatgtttctatagcaaaaggaaaagaacatcttaccACAGTCATAATAACCCTtccacttggcatggttgttttacaaaatggagtcacaaaacaaaatgaagtCACTTTGGTTTGACTATCACATCAGGTGCCACTTATACTAGAGACCTCTCAGGCTTTTGCACACTAATGGCCTTCCCCACCTGCGTTGGAATCGACCTAGGTGCTAACATCTTACAATTTATAAAAACACAACTACACCTCCCGTGAGATATTTGGCTCTCACCCCTTCAACTACCCTTCAGGAAAACTGTTTGCAATCAAAGCTGCTCCCTTCCCTCCGGAGCATTCTCTGGGGCACTGCCCCCTGTGGTATCACCCCCTGCATGACAAAGACACTGCCTTCTCGGGACAGCAGTGCTCTGGGTCAGGCAGAGTGCAACCCCCTGGCTCCAGCTTCCCTGCTgtcccttcctcctgccagctctgcccctgagccaccaGCTTTGCAGCTAGCTCAGCCTCCTCCTGGCATCTCCTACCACATGGGGTTCCTCCTCCCACCTTTTTGTATTTTCCATTCCTTTCCATTCCTCTGTCTTTGCTCTCTTGATTTTTTTGGTTGCACTTTCCTGAAGGGACCTGCTTTCATGAATTTCATTATCAAATCTAAACTCAAACCAACTTCCTCTACCCCATGAGCTGCTGCATTGACCCCAacagttctttctctgtcttttctTTAAATAGTCTTTAAATAGTTGTAAATGCAAAATTCATCTTCAATTCTATATTTAGTGCCCTCCAATAATCAATCATTTCTCTTAGTGCAAAATCCAAAACCTCTACAGGACTACTAATGATCCACAGGAACAAGGCTCTACCCCTCTCCAGGCTGACCTCTGTCCACCTCCCCAGTCACTCTGCCTCCCTCTTCTGTCCTGCATGCCACCATCTCAGCCTGGACTTCTCTGTCCACttctgctctcctcctcccagcagTGAAGGTTAAGCACTAGGTGGGCAGAGCTTCCCCAACCCCCTGCTGATGCAGGCCTTGCTGGTCTGCCTTCACACCCAGCCTACTCTCTGTCCCACAGTGATCTAGAGAAACAGAAGCACATCCTTATTCTCTATAGGGCTCAAGCCCTCTTGCCTTCTGGAATTAGGCTTCATTGAGGCCAATCTTCCTCACCTTTTCTATATCTTGTATCTCCAGGCACTGCAGACTGCAGCAGGAGACCTCTTACTTCAGGGGATTAAAAGTATTTGTGGAATTAACAAATGGAACCTGTGGGGGTGGAGGGTGGGGGGAGTGGCAGAGATCTCCTAAATCCTGGCTGAGTGGAGGGGATTTGTGTTGTGCTGGGGGCCTGACCCCAGGCCCATTATAGCAGAGAGCACTCTGATCTTCCTCTCCCTtcaccccttccttccttccctgaaACTTCATTAAGCAGAAAATACTAAAAGTCTAACTTATCCAAGGCAAATGTTTGGCACTTCAAAACTCCTTATTTGCTCtgggcctggggatatagctcagttgtagagcgcttgcctcacatgcataaggctctgggttcaatccctacaccccccccaaaaaaaaaaaaaaaatccttatttgTTCTCTTATCACTAGGAGATAATGCAGGACAAAACACAATTCCAAAGTCTTGGTTtcctttttcattcattcttgccACAGCTGTCACACATCAGGTTTGAGGTGTGCAAGGCCAGTTTCCCAACAGTGTGTAAGAGGTTAGAAATGCCTGTCCATAGGCTGTGCAAATGCAAGGGAATCCTTCAGGGACCAGTGGCCGCACTGCCTTATGATGACTTTTCTAACAGGCTCCTTGAAGTCTTTGTTCCTCAAGCTGTAGATGACTGGGTTCATCAGTGGTGTGACCACAGTGTAGAAGACAGAGATGATCTTGTTGATTTCGGGTGACAGGTGGGCACTGGGGCGCACGTACATGGAGATCATGGTCCCATAGTAGATGGTGACAACAGCCAGGTGAGACCCACAGGTGGAGAAGGTCTTCGTCCATCCAGAAGCTGAAGGGATCCTCAACATGGAGAACACAATGAAGACATAGGACATGAGGGTCAGGAGAAAGCAGACGCACAGCACTGTGACCGACAGGACAAAGATGGCCATCTCGGTGACGTGGGCACTGGAGCAAGAGAGTTGCATGAGCGGTGGGAGGTCACAGAAGAAGTGGTTGATCTGGTGGGGCCCACAGAAGTCCAGCTGGGAAATCATCATGAATGGCAGAaagcctgtgcccacccctgtcaACCAGCAGAGGGCCACCAGGTGCCTGCAGGTGTCAGGGCTCATGAGGAAGGGGTAGTACAGTGGACTGCAGATGGCCAGGTGGAAACACTCAGTAGCCACAGAGAACACAAAGAAGTAAAGCTGAGCCATACAGGCGGAGAAGGAGATGGCCCAGCCCCAGGAGGCTAGGTTGGCCAGGAGAAGGGGCACGATGGTGGACGTGTACCAGATCTCCAGAAAAGAGAGGTGCTGGAGGAACGTGTACATGGGGGAGTGCAGGCGCTGGTCCTGGCTCACCACTGCGATGATGACGATGTTCCCGGTGAGGGTCAGGAGGCAGATGAGTAGGAAAATGGTGAAGAGCAGGGTCTGCCACTCCTGAAGGGTCTGGAATCCGAGCAGCTGAAACTCGGTGACCACAGACACATTTGGGGTTTGCATCGTCtgggggcagggagtgcagaaaacatgtatgaaaagCACAGGGTGCAATGACCGTTGGTGTTTGGACCTTCagggattttttgttttgttttaggtttgcATGTGCTGCTCTTGGGAGGTTCAAATGCACAGTCCCATGCTCCTTTTATTTGACCACTTTTGGATCTGCAGATCAATGATTCCACGCTTTGACCCAGTCACTCCTCCGTCTCCTCAGTGAGGATTGCAAATGTGTTCTGTTTTCAAACCTCAGCATGGCCTTGTCTCTCTGTACCTTCAGCAAGTGATCTATTTGATCAGAAGCCTGGGGTCCCCATGGGAGCACGTGCAGGCTTAGGCCACTAACACCCCCACCTACCCTTCGTCTGTACCCTGAAGGAGTGGTGTGCATGGGTCTCAGCTAGTCCCTCACTTGAGCTGTGTCCTTCCCCATGCTGGGAGGTGCTGCAGGTTTCCAACTCACCCTCTCCTGGCCAGCAGTGGCCACCTCTCTGCTGGAGTTGTTCCAGTTTACCAAAAGCCTGGTTTTCATTCCCTGTAAACGAGAGGTGAAGCACACCATCAAGGTTCAGCTGTGCTGCCTCCGTGGGCTTCCCACCCGCAGTGAACTCCTTCCCTGGTGGAGACCATCCCTTCCTTCAGTGGCCCTTAGTCCTCTGCTTCATTTATGAGTTGGTTTGTGCATTTGCTTGTTGTAGTGGGGGTTGAACCTGGGCCTCACTCatgcaaggcaggtgctctacctctgagctccaccccagcccttttttttttaaagagagaaacagagagaattttaatatttattttttagttttcggcagacacaacatctatgtttgtatgtggtgctgaggaccgaacccaggccgcacgcatgccacgcactgagcgcactaccgcttgagccacatccccagcccacaccccagccctattgaTTTTAGACAGGGCCTCaccagttgcccaggctggcctggcacttgccaccctcctgcctctgcctctgagaagctgggatcacaggcgtgaccACCACCACCTCCAGCTCCTCTGCTTGCTTTGTCCACTGCTCTCAGGACCCCTCCCTCTTCCTGATCAGCTCGTCACTTGATATCCGTGACCTTCTCTGGGTTCCACCATAGCTGGATCTTCATGTTTGCAAACTCTCAGGGTTTACAGCAGCTCAGTATGCAGCTCTTGActttactcattcattcattcatggtgCTGGGGTTACACCGGGCCTCCTGCTAGCCTGACTCTAGGTTAAGCCTCTCGGCTCTTAACCCTCAATTTCACGGGTCAGTCTTGAATATTAGTGTGCAAACAGCTGTCCCATCTGaaatgcaccacagatgtccactCAGCTCCTGAGGCTTCTGTGACCTCACCTCCCAAAGCTGTCCACCAGACCCTTGGTGCAGCTGTCCACCCCCACTAGGGGGCACTCTTCACCAGTCGCTCAACCAGAAAACCTTGACTTTGACCCAATATTAGACTGTTCTGCAAAATCAGCTGGCTCCATCTGCAACTATTTCCAGATCCAGGGGGATCACTATTATCCGCCCACTTTGTTGCTGCCTGGAATAGGTGCCACCATCTCTCACCCTGATAGCTGCAACGCTTTCCCTGTGACCCTCCATGACCACCGTGCCCTACTCAGTGACTCAGTCTCTGTGAGGAAGTGAAAGCGCATCTTACACAGAGGCACAGAGGAGCTGGGGATCGTCCCTGGTTGGTGAACAGAACACTGGCCAGTCCACACACTCCCCTGAGGACCCTCTCTTCTGCTGATTTGCCACTTGGCTCATCATCTCTAAGACTGCAGTTAGGTTTGTTGCTGTGTTTGTTTTTTCCTCTCATGCCTGGGCAAAAGCATCAGGAAGGCTATGTCCACTGAACAAGGAAACTTTACATGGACTGAAGACGACATCGTAAGCTCTATGAATCTGCCTTCAGGAGCCCAGCATGGAGCAGGAAGCCTCATGCACACACTGGATCTCTTAAATCCAGCTCAAGACGAGGCCATGGGGACCCCAGGGCATTCTTGGTTGGCTGGGCCCTGTGGGTCCTCTGCCCTGCCTCTCACACCTGGGTCTGCTCTTCTCCTTGCCCATTTGGCTCCTGACTCTTATCTCCTCTGGGTTCTTCTAGTCACCCAGATCTTGGCTTTCTGTCCCCTTCATAGGCCCCTGGGATATTGTCCCTGGACATGTCTGTGGGCTCATTTCCCACATCCTTTTGCCCCGTCAGAGACCACTTCCTGCCTGAAGTCTGGAGGAGCTGGTCACCTGTGTCAGCAGGTGACACCATCCAAGGCAAGCGCTGCCCCTTGGTCTGAAGAGCATATCCCAGCAGTTCTGCCTCCGACCTTCGCATGACAACCAGGGGATGCTGGATGCTGGAATTTAACCACATAGAAGGATTTGCTCCAAGACTGGGCGATACTTAGAAGCTGTCTGGGCACACAGCCATGATACAGCTACGCCCCCAGATTCTTATAGTTATTAACTACACGATCTTGGAACATGGTCTTTTCCTGCCTTGGCTTTCTCACTTTTTGTATGTGACATTATCATGTAATTAAGTAAATCTATTTACTGTTTCTTTTAAATGTAATATCCTGCTTATCTCGCTCACTTTTACAGACCCTTATATACAGCTTATATCATATGTTTATTACCATTGACCTTGAtcatgaataaattaaaaataaatcatttagCCATGGGGAAGTATGATATGCAGGTTTGTGAGACCCCAATAAAAGCAAACAAGCACAGCATCCCACTAGACTAAGTTTACAGGGTTTGGGGCTCAGTTTCCCAGTTAAAGTtccttttggggggtggggtactggggaatgaactcagaggaactcaaccactgaaccacatccccagccctattttgtattttatttagagacaggatctcactgacttTCTTGAAACCttgatgttgctgaggctggctttgaactccaaatcctcctgtctcagcctcctgagcctctgggattacagaagtaCACCACAGCTTCTGGCtaaactttctcttgtatgttcaAATGCAAAAAGAAACTGAACTTATTTAATCATCATTCATTGCTTAAATACTTTCAATAATAAACTCACTACAATTACTTAAATATTATTTCCAACTTTTAAAATTAGCTTCattagctgggtatggtggcgcatgcctgcaatcccagtggctctggaggctgagacaggaggattgtgagtttagatccagcctcagcaaaaacaaggtactaagaactcagtgagaccctgtctctaaataaaatacaaggtaAGGCTGggaatatggttcagtggttgagtgctcctgagttcaatgtctggtacaaaaaaaaaaaaaaaagattagcttCATT is a genomic window of Callospermophilus lateralis isolate mCalLat2 chromosome 5, mCalLat2.hap1, whole genome shotgun sequence containing:
- the LOC143400316 gene encoding olfactory receptor 11L1-like codes for the protein MQTPNVSVVTEFQLLGFQTLQEWQTLLFTIFLLICLLTLTGNIVIIAVVSQDQRLHSPMYTFLQHLSFLEIWYTSTIVPLLLANLASWGWAISFSACMAQLYFFVFSVATECFHLAICSPLYYPFLMSPDTCRHLVALCWLTGVGTGFLPFMMISQLDFCGPHQINHFFCDLPPLMQLSCSSAHVTEMAIFVLSVTVLCVCFLLTLMSYVFIVFSMLRIPSASGWTKTFSTCGSHLAVVTIYYGTMISMYVRPSAHLSPEINKIISVFYTVVTPLMNPVIYSLRNKDFKEPVRKVIIRQCGHWSLKDSLAFAQPMDRHF